A window from Streptomyces sp. NBC_00299 encodes these proteins:
- a CDS encoding SGNH/GDSL hydrolase family protein translates to MARFRTRMALLGSAAALAAGALVPAQLAGAQPAAAADYQWVALGDSYTAGVIEAAGDTFEVPRDGCERTDLSYPQVIDRDLGSLIELTNVSCGAATIEDITYKAQEPIGRHLPPFSEDPDYPFPAVPAQSEAVQAGTDVVTVGAGGNTIKFADILFRCLELGSGSGGVGTPCRDALADDIPSRLTKMSDDYDAMLGVLHERAPHAKVLAVGYPTVIPKNTSKCRYNDWEQFGSITQGDLDWLRQDVLEPVNAVIEKAAGESDDTTFVNLYDPSQGHSVCDAGKWVDGVFTRFPDQVAFVHPNARGHQNAADHVASAILNSIGVD, encoded by the coding sequence GTGGCACGCTTCCGTACCCGTATGGCCCTGCTCGGCTCGGCCGCGGCTCTCGCCGCGGGCGCCCTCGTTCCCGCCCAACTCGCCGGGGCGCAACCCGCCGCTGCGGCCGACTATCAGTGGGTCGCTCTCGGCGACTCGTACACCGCCGGGGTCATAGAGGCCGCGGGCGACACGTTCGAAGTCCCCCGTGACGGCTGCGAACGCACCGACCTGTCCTACCCGCAGGTCATCGACCGCGACCTCGGATCACTCATTGAGCTCACGAACGTCAGCTGCGGCGCCGCCACGATCGAGGACATCACCTACAAGGCCCAGGAGCCGATCGGACGGCACCTGCCGCCCTTCTCCGAGGACCCGGACTACCCGTTCCCGGCCGTGCCCGCCCAGTCCGAGGCGGTGCAGGCCGGCACCGACGTGGTCACCGTCGGCGCGGGCGGCAACACGATCAAGTTCGCCGACATCCTCTTCCGCTGCCTGGAACTGGGCTCCGGCAGCGGCGGCGTGGGCACCCCGTGCAGGGACGCCCTGGCCGATGACATCCCCAGCCGCCTGACAAAGATGAGCGACGACTACGACGCGATGCTCGGCGTCCTCCACGAACGGGCCCCGCACGCCAAGGTCCTGGCCGTCGGCTACCCCACGGTCATCCCCAAGAACACTTCCAAGTGCCGCTACAACGACTGGGAACAATTCGGCTCGATCACTCAAGGGGACCTGGACTGGCTGCGCCAGGACGTCCTGGAGCCCGTCAACGCGGTCATCGAGAAGGCGGCAGGCGAGAGCGACGACACCACCTTCGTCAACCTCTACGACCCTTCCCAGGGCCACAGCGTCTGTGACGCGGGCAAGTGGGTCGACGGCGTCTTCACCCGCTTCCCCGACCAGGTGGCCTTCGTGCACCCCAACGCCAGGGGCCACCAGAACGCCGCCGACCACGTCGCCTCAGCGATTCTGAACTCCATCGGCGTGGACTGA
- a CDS encoding serine hydrolase, with translation MHPTHDRLAHTLRVCAAVAATAVVASLAACSATEVPREAQTPSVRAGAPAPGSAAAPRENLRGTLARALRPVLPDGDTRLAVAVLDLDSAYQQITSYGEDATFDTASISKVNILAALLLQAQDEGRELTYPERLHAEKMIRTSDNEAANVLWQAIGRAEGLDAANERLGLSSTQGGISWGLTQTTATDQVKLLRAVFAEGRWAPAAPRGLTRASRASIGDLMDGITDDQDWGVSAARSPGSRWALKNGWLRRNTTDLWVINSVGQVTVHGHRYLVSVLSDGNPTMESGISLVERAARAAIGAASTHARPWPQ, from the coding sequence ATGCACCCGACACACGACCGCCTCGCGCACACTCTGAGGGTCTGCGCCGCCGTTGCCGCCACCGCAGTCGTGGCGTCGCTCGCCGCCTGTTCCGCCACCGAGGTGCCCCGCGAGGCGCAGACGCCTTCCGTGCGGGCGGGCGCGCCGGCCCCCGGGTCGGCCGCGGCGCCGCGCGAGAACCTGCGTGGCACTCTCGCGCGAGCGCTCAGGCCGGTCCTGCCGGACGGCGACACGCGGTTGGCGGTGGCGGTGCTCGACCTGGACAGTGCCTACCAGCAGATCACGTCGTACGGCGAGGACGCGACGTTCGACACCGCAAGCATCAGCAAGGTGAACATCCTCGCGGCGCTGCTGCTCCAGGCACAGGACGAGGGCCGCGAGTTGACGTACCCGGAGCGCCTCCACGCCGAGAAGATGATCCGGACGAGCGACAACGAAGCGGCGAACGTCCTGTGGCAGGCGATCGGCAGGGCGGAAGGCCTCGACGCGGCGAACGAGCGCCTGGGGCTCTCCTCGACGCAAGGCGGCATCAGTTGGGGCCTCACCCAGACCACCGCGACAGACCAGGTCAAGCTGTTGCGCGCGGTCTTCGCCGAGGGCCGATGGGCTCCCGCCGCCCCCAGAGGGCTGACCCGGGCATCCCGTGCCTCCATCGGGGACCTGATGGATGGCATCACGGACGACCAGGACTGGGGGGTGTCCGCCGCCCGCTCCCCCGGCTCCCGATGGGCCCTCAAGAACGGCTGGCTACGGCGGAACACGACCGACCTGTGGGTCATCAACAGCGTCGGTCAGGTCACGGTCCACGGGCACCGGTATCTCGTCTCGGTCCTCAGCGACGGCAACCCGACGATGGAAAGCGGGATCTCACTCGTCGAACGGGCGGCGAGAGCGGCGATCGGCGCGGCCAGCACACACGCCCGGCCTTGGCCGCAGTGA